CTATGCGTATGAGTTAGCTGAAAACCAATCGGTGTTTTTTATGCATCATCGTTTTCCTGGGCAAGTGATTTATTACTATTTTGATGCGTTTTTTGCTTTGAATTTACTTGCTTGGATTTTGGTTTATTGCAAGCTTAAGCTAAAGCCATTTGAGTTTATCAAAAACAACTTTGCCAATCTTGCAATTACTTTTGTTTTTGCAGTACTCGCTTTTAAGACCAATAGAGCGATTCCTGTTTTTGTGTTTTATGGTGTTCCAATTTTGGCAGGCAATCTTTCAAGGCTATTTACCTTAAGACACAAAGCTCCTTTATTTACTCAAATCTTGGCTCTATCATTGGTGCTGGGTGTTTTTGCGATGGTTGGCTTGACGCCAAAGAGGATCAGCATGATTGGCTTAGAACCAGGGATTAACCGTTCTGCTGAATTTTTTAGAGCTTTGGATATCAAAGGACCTATTTTTAATAATTATGATATTGGTGGTTACTTGATTTATAATCTCTTCCCTAGGCGAAGAGTTTTTGTAGATAATAGGCCAGAGGCTTATGCTAATGAGTTTTTTGATGATGTTTATGAGAAGGTTCAAGAGGATGAGGACAAATGGCAGAAATTGGATTCTAAAATTAATTTCAACGTAATTTATTTTATGCGACATGATATGACTGAGCATGCGCAGCCCTTTTTGATTAGGCGTATCACCGACCCTCAATGGGTTCCAGTCTTTGTAGATAAATGGATAATCTTGCTTGTCAAGAATAATGAAATTAATAAAGCAATTATTGACAAATATAGATTGCCGGATAGCATGTTTAAGTCCGTGAAGAACTAAAAGCCTGTCCGTAAAGCTCCATCTGCTGCGCTATAATGTTTATACGATGAATACCATCAACCGATCAGAACAAATAGCCGCACAACTTCTTGAAATCGAAGCAGTTTTTTTAAGTCCTGAAGACCCATTTACCTGGGCCTCTGGAATCAAGTCACCAATTTATTGTGACAACCGAGTGAGTCTTTCTTATCCCAAGGCAAGGGATTTGATTAGAGATTCATTCGTAGAGTTGATTCAAGAACAATATCCAAGTTTAGATGCTGTTGCTGGAGTCGCTACCGCCGGAATTCCTCATGCTAGCTTGATTGCTGACAAGATGCAATTACCAATGTGCTATGTCCGTTCAAGTAATAAAGAACATGGCAGGACTAATCAGATAGAAGGTAAACTCAAAGCCGGTTCTAAGGTCGTCGTCGTTGAGGATTTGATTTCTACTGGTGGCAGTTCACTCAAGGCTGTTGAAGCGCTGAGAGATGCTGGTTTTGAAGTCTTGGGGCTTGTTGCTATTTTTACTTATAACTTGCAAAAAGCACAAGATGCTTTTGCCGAAGCACAAGTGGATTACAAAACCCTAAGTGATTATGATACCTTGATTGAACTTGCCTTCCAGTTAGGTAAAGTCAAAGAAGCTGATTTGCAGGTTCTGCGTGATTTCAAAGCTAGTATATAGAGGGATTACTGCGACTCAGCACAAACCCTTGCTCCCAGCACCTTTTCGATATTGAGATTCTGCATCGCAGCTGCATCAATGATTTTGTAATGAATATTGTTAGACTCATTTTTAGAGTCAGAATTTTCAAGCGTCTTGATTGAGTTGTCGTAACTAGCATCATTGATAAATGTTCTTGCAGAATTATCATCAAGTATCAAAACTAATTTACCTTTATTTTTTATAAGCTCAGGAATATAAGTCTCATAGCAATCGATACATGGAAGTAGTTTTTCTGCTTTAAGTTTTTGATCTTGAGCTCTATACAAAAACATGATACGCATTTCTGAATTGCTGACAAGATCTAGGGAAGCGGCTGATATGGCAGCTTGTTTCTCAGCGCAATTACGGTGTTTGCGAGATTTTAATAATTCGATACTCGATGGATCAATATTGGCTCCAGCATGGATCAATAATTTGTCATCATTAGAATAGACTTGTAGAGAGCTGTAGATTGCTCCAGAGAGCGGCGCTACTGCATCCTTGCTTTTGATGATTAAAGCCTCAGTAATGAGCTGTAGAGCCGCATAGCTGCTACTATCCAGTGCCGAATTATCAGTTTCCAATCTATAACAAAGATGAATGATCTTGTCATTACCTTCTAAGGAATTTAGTTTTTCGCCGGTAGTTATTATCTCATGTCTCCTGGTGTGGGATTGCCAATTATGTCGGCTGGCAAGAAGGATTGACCTCGGGTCTATAATATACCCGAATTAGCTTGCTTATTCTCTCTTGAGTTTGATATATTAGTAAGACCCCAGCAAAGGTTTATATATGAATACAACAAACACTGTCAACAAGCCAGATAACAAAGATACTAGAGTCCTAATAATTGAAGATGAAGCACAGATCACCAGGTTGATTGAGCTAGAACTTAAATACGAGGGTTATGAAGTGATTACCGCCGTTGATGGAATTGAGGGGCTTAAGAGCATTCGCAACGGTGGTCCTGATTTAGTTTTACTTGACTGCATGTTGCCAAATATGTCTGGTGAAGAGGTTTGTCGTCAAGTTAGAAATGATTCTGATAATGTGCCAATCATCATGATCACTGCCAAAGATAGTATTGAAGACAAAGTGAAGGGTTTAGATTATGGTGCTGATGATTATTTAATTAAACCATTTGCAACTGAAGAATTACTTGCAAGAATTAGAGCAGTTTTGAGACGCAAGCCTAAAGCGCAAGCTGGTACTTTGAACTATGATGATTTGTGGCTTGATCAATTTAATCGTCTTGCTAAGCGAGGTGATGAGGTTCTAGAATTGAGAAGTAAAGAATTTTCTTTGCTTAGAGTTTTTATGATGAACCCAGAGAAATATTTAACTCGTGAATTTTTATTCAATAAGGTTTGGGGTTATGATTTTATTGGCGAGAGTAATGTGATTGAAGTTTATATTAGGTACCTTAGATCTAAATTGCAAGAAAAAGAACAAGGCAAATTGATTCACACCAAACGTGGTGAGGGTTATATGCTACGTAAGTCAGATTTGAAATAATGCTTGCATTGTTTCAAATCTGCCGCGTCGTAGTGAAGCGAAGACGGGCAGAATTTCAATGGTTACAATTAATCTATTCATTAAACGCATAATGGACCTTCTCCTAGGGCTAACAGCCTTATCGTTCTTTATTCCTTTGTGGCTATTGATAGCTATTCTCATTAAGTTAGATTCAGCAGGTCCAATTTTGTATATTCACAGAAGAGTGGGTAGAAACGGTCATGAGTTTGATTGTTTTAAATTCAGAACAATGAAAACAGGCTCGGATCCTAATCGCCTGGCTGAATCCAAAGATGACGATAGAATTACTAAGTTGGGACATTTTTTGCGTCGCACTAGTTTGGATGAGACGCCGCAACTATTGAATGTCTTGTTTGGTGATATGAGTATGGTTGGACCGAGACCAGCTTTGCCGGTGCAAGTAAACAATTTTAGTGAAGAAGATTTGTGGAAGCTCAAAACTAAACCAGGAATCACAGGTTGGACTCAAGTCAATGGGCGCAATTCTATTCCTTATGAAAAACGCATGGAGCTTGATTGTTGGTACGCACGTCATCACAATGTGTTTCTGGATATTTGGATTATATTCAAAACCTTTTGGGTTTTAGTGGCAGGGGATGGTGTCTATGACAAGAATTC
The sequence above is a segment of the Cyanobacteriota bacterium genome. Coding sequences within it:
- a CDS encoding response regulator transcription factor; the protein is MNTTNTVNKPDNKDTRVLIIEDEAQITRLIELELKYEGYEVITAVDGIEGLKSIRNGGPDLVLLDCMLPNMSGEEVCRQVRNDSDNVPIIMITAKDSIEDKVKGLDYGADDYLIKPFATEELLARIRAVLRRKPKAQAGTLNYDDLWLDQFNRLAKRGDEVLELRSKEFSLLRVFMMNPEKYLTREFLFNKVWGYDFIGESNVIEVYIRYLRSKLQEKEQGKLIHTKRGEGYMLRKSDLK
- a CDS encoding sugar transferase — translated: MDLLLGLTALSFFIPLWLLIAILIKLDSAGPILYIHRRVGRNGHEFDCFKFRTMKTGSDPNRLAESKDDDRITKLGHFLRRTSLDETPQLLNVLFGDMSMVGPRPALPVQVNNFSEEDLWKLKTKPGITGWTQVNGRNSIPYEKRMELDCWYARHHNVFLDIWIIFKTFWVLVAGDGVYDKNSTSPVEPKVASKHLSSRSKAETESVDG
- the pyrE gene encoding orotate phosphoribosyltransferase codes for the protein MNTINRSEQIAAQLLEIEAVFLSPEDPFTWASGIKSPIYCDNRVSLSYPKARDLIRDSFVELIQEQYPSLDAVAGVATAGIPHASLIADKMQLPMCYVRSSNKEHGRTNQIEGKLKAGSKVVVVEDLISTGGSSLKAVEALRDAGFEVLGLVAIFTYNLQKAQDAFAEAQVDYKTLSDYDTLIELAFQLGKVKEADLQVLRDFKASI